A single Tumebacillus sp. BK434 DNA region contains:
- a CDS encoding GerAB/ArcD/ProY family transporter, which produces MAAGGSAEPHKRINSIQLLFLLHTVPIGVGVLGLVRFVADRSNHDAALAILLSGLYPQIGILFIWLLLKRFGSYGLYDVFRRLFGRWLGGLLSLLFAAYCLFATVMTLRTFVELVNAWLFPMMPVWVLTVLFLLPIIYASYAGLQLLGRYAIATFFLTVWIFFMNYFPIAEGTVSHLLPIGSTGLTSIVQGSMLSALSLLGTELLLVYYPYITYKKDVLPAASIASWGVTLMYTGTAVTTLMFFSHDQLKKTIWPLLTMFKHVQIPFIERFETIIIAIWLVQIVNTCSTYLWAGMEGVQKVFRFQAIYLYAAFFLGALILSSRIAGRIEINFYLNILSKTGMAVMVVLPALLWLFAVLFRKKGGTAP; this is translated from the coding sequence ATGGCGGCAGGCGGCTCGGCAGAACCGCATAAGCGGATCAATTCCATCCAGTTGTTGTTTTTGCTGCACACCGTTCCGATCGGGGTCGGGGTATTGGGATTGGTACGTTTTGTCGCCGACCGCAGCAACCATGACGCGGCGCTTGCTATTCTGCTCTCCGGTCTCTATCCGCAGATCGGGATCCTGTTTATCTGGCTGCTCTTGAAGCGATTCGGTTCCTACGGGCTATATGATGTGTTTCGGCGGTTGTTCGGGCGGTGGCTGGGCGGTTTGCTGTCGCTGTTGTTTGCGGCGTATTGCCTGTTCGCCACGGTGATGACGCTGCGCACGTTTGTTGAACTGGTCAACGCCTGGCTGTTTCCAATGATGCCGGTGTGGGTGTTGACCGTGCTGTTCCTCCTGCCGATCATCTATGCGAGCTATGCGGGTCTGCAACTGCTGGGGCGGTACGCGATCGCCACGTTTTTTCTCACCGTCTGGATTTTTTTCATGAACTATTTTCCGATTGCGGAGGGCACGGTGTCGCACTTGTTGCCGATCGGCAGCACCGGGCTTACCAGCATCGTGCAAGGCAGCATGTTGTCCGCCCTGTCCCTGCTCGGCACAGAGCTGTTGCTGGTCTATTATCCGTACATCACGTACAAAAAGGATGTGCTGCCGGCCGCTTCGATCGCTTCGTGGGGTGTAACGCTCATGTACACGGGAACGGCGGTCACCACGCTGATGTTTTTCTCGCATGATCAGTTGAAAAAGACGATCTGGCCGCTGCTTACGATGTTCAAACACGTGCAGATCCCGTTTATTGAACGCTTTGAAACGATCATCATCGCCATCTGGCTTGTGCAGATCGTCAATACGTGCAGCACCTATCTCTGGGCCGGGATGGAAGGGGTGCAAAAGGTGTTTCGCTTCCAAGCAATCTATTTATACGCTGCTTTCTTTTTGGGCGCGCTGATTCTCTCAAGTCGGATCGCGGGGCGGATCGAGATCAATTTCTACCTCAACATTCTGTCCAAGACGGGCATGGCGGTGATGGTCGTGCTGCCGGCCCTGCTCTGGCTGTTCGCCGTCCTGTTCCGCAAAAAAGGGGGAACCGCACCATGA
- a CDS encoding Ger(x)C family spore germination protein → MKGKRAALLALSLFLTGCQSQTSQRILEKLGVISAVGFDLQDGDILFGTYVIPNFTETGGEKIDVLTATGHTSKELRFNMSRQSERKLVSGQIRAVLYGEDLARKGLLPISDTLFRDAEIGSQIHLAVVQGEARDFFQKRYPDKPSIDLYLYRMMRKEMEENTIPKSNLHLFIHDAYGVGKDPVLPYLRLGKEDVIVDGVAVFHNDKMVGRIKAEEARLLAYMEGRKSIGELDVEVQEKTSNGEKAHAVMMYMDIGRKLTVAKANGKPSFHFDVTIRGAITEYTGFQDLEQMPVVKKLEQTFQQNLQERIQHVMDKLQKDFQSDPLGLGELYRSKGFVPVLEQETWYKQYAEAKIDVKVNVTILQTGMIH, encoded by the coding sequence ATGAAGGGAAAACGGGCCGCCCTGCTCGCCCTGTCGCTGTTTTTGACCGGTTGTCAGTCGCAGACGTCGCAGCGGATTCTAGAGAAGCTTGGCGTCATCTCGGCCGTCGGCTTTGATCTGCAGGATGGCGACATTTTGTTTGGCACCTATGTGATTCCGAACTTTACGGAGACCGGCGGGGAGAAGATCGACGTGCTGACCGCGACCGGACATACTTCGAAAGAGCTGCGTTTCAACATGTCCCGCCAGTCGGAGCGGAAACTGGTCTCGGGACAGATCCGCGCTGTGCTGTACGGGGAGGACTTGGCGAGAAAGGGGCTCTTGCCGATATCGGACACCCTGTTTCGAGACGCGGAGATCGGATCGCAGATTCATCTGGCGGTGGTGCAGGGCGAGGCGCGGGATTTTTTTCAAAAGCGCTACCCGGACAAGCCGAGCATCGACTTGTATCTCTACCGGATGATGCGCAAGGAGATGGAAGAGAATACGATCCCGAAATCCAACTTGCACCTGTTTATCCACGACGCCTACGGGGTTGGGAAAGACCCGGTCCTGCCCTATCTGCGGCTGGGCAAAGAAGATGTGATCGTCGACGGTGTGGCGGTATTTCACAACGACAAGATGGTCGGAAGGATCAAAGCGGAAGAGGCCCGGCTGTTGGCCTATATGGAAGGGCGCAAGTCGATCGGCGAACTCGATGTGGAGGTGCAGGAGAAGACGAGCAACGGCGAGAAGGCGCATGCGGTGATGATGTATATGGACATCGGCCGCAAATTGACAGTCGCCAAAGCGAACGGGAAGCCGTCGTTTCATTTTGACGTGACGATTCGCGGTGCGATCACCGAATACACCGGTTTCCAGGACTTGGAGCAGATGCCGGTGGTGAAAAAGCTGGAACAGACCTTTCAGCAAAATCTGCAGGAGCGGATTCAGCATGTCATGGATAAACTGCAAAAAGACTTTCAGTCCGACCCGCTCGGACTCGGGGAGCTGTACCGGTCGAAAGGGTTTGTGCCGGTGTTGGAGCAGGAGACGTGGTACAAACAGTATGCCGAGGCGAAGATCGACGTGAAAGTGAACGTGACGATTCTGCAGACGGGGATGATTCACTAG
- the corA gene encoding magnesium/cobalt transporter CorA encodes MIKTYFYNHAEGKMYHDVDLTRRAELLQDTRNLLWIDLYNCTAEELKHVGNIFDFHPLAIEDCLHDSPRSKVDRYEDDDDQYYFFVFHALRYDEEKEIEISTEELNIFLGKNYLVTIHKKPLQTIGRIAAASLRSHHYMNRGPDFLLYSMVDGITDEYFPILERISARIDELEDEIYVEPVHEITEEFLALKRNIVLIRRVIQPQKRIFANVNGRYSFEIDEENIPYYIDLVDHLERISDGVESYRDLISGALETYYSLVTSRTNDTIRMLTVISTVMLPLTFITGFFGMNVPIPFGDSYFSTVIIFGCLMGMTYWMLKLFRKRGWI; translated from the coding sequence ATGATCAAGACTTATTTTTACAACCATGCAGAGGGCAAGATGTACCACGATGTCGACTTGACGCGCAGAGCCGAACTGTTGCAGGATACGCGAAATCTGCTGTGGATTGACCTCTACAACTGCACGGCGGAAGAGCTCAAGCATGTCGGCAACATTTTTGACTTTCACCCGCTGGCGATCGAGGACTGCCTGCACGACAGCCCGCGCTCGAAAGTTGACCGTTATGAAGATGATGACGATCAATATTATTTCTTCGTCTTTCATGCGCTGCGTTACGATGAGGAGAAAGAGATTGAGATTTCGACGGAAGAGCTGAACATCTTCCTCGGCAAAAACTATCTGGTCACGATTCACAAGAAACCGCTGCAAACGATCGGGCGCATCGCCGCCGCTTCGCTGCGCAGCCATCATTATATGAACCGCGGTCCCGACTTTTTGCTGTATTCGATGGTCGACGGCATCACCGACGAGTATTTCCCAATCTTGGAGCGCATTTCGGCACGGATTGATGAGTTGGAAGATGAAATTTACGTGGAACCGGTGCATGAGATCACCGAGGAGTTCCTGGCCCTGAAACGTAACATCGTCTTGATCCGGCGGGTGATACAGCCGCAGAAGCGGATCTTTGCGAATGTGAACGGGCGTTATTCGTTTGAGATCGATGAAGAGAACATTCCGTATTACATCGACTTGGTGGACCATCTGGAGCGCATCTCCGACGGGGTGGAGTCGTATCGCGACTTGATCTCCGGGGCGCTGGAAACCTACTATTCGCTTGTCACTTCCCGTACGAACGACACGATCCGCATGCTGACGGTCATCTCGACGGTCATGCTGCCGCTGACGTTTATCACCGGCTTCTTCGGGATGAACGTGCCGATCCCGTTTGGCGATTCGTACTTCTCGACGGTGATCATCTTCGGCTGTTTGATGGGGATGACATACTGGATGTTGAAGCTGTTTCGCAAGCGCGGATGGATTTGA
- a CDS encoding 2-hydroxymuconate tautomerase: MYNEQEHSTTKKEAHNMPFVHIEWMEGRSLEQKRELTKRITDAVAEIAGIPQDRVHVFIKDMKADEYAVGGELIIDKNK; the protein is encoded by the coding sequence GTGTATAATGAACAGGAACACTCGACCACCAAAAAGGAGGCGCACAACATGCCGTTTGTACATATCGAATGGATGGAAGGCCGCTCGCTCGAGCAAAAGCGCGAACTCACCAAACGCATCACCGATGCGGTCGCCGAGATCGCCGGCATCCCGCAAGACCGCGTCCACGTCTTCATCAAAGACATGAAAGCGGACGAATACGCCGTCGGCGGCGAACTGATCATCGACAAAAACAAATAG
- the gerPC gene encoding spore germination protein GerPC: MHHLLQENYYLRRRVEELERENQHIRLMLAAKTLVIDKIEFNFDKIRIDNLSGALQIGMTHSAEVNSNTTHLPSLSKGPVFRV, encoded by the coding sequence ATGCATCATCTCCTCCAGGAGAATTATTACCTGCGGCGGCGCGTGGAGGAATTGGAGCGCGAGAATCAGCACATCCGGCTGATGCTGGCGGCGAAGACGCTGGTGATCGACAAGATCGAGTTCAATTTCGACAAGATCAGGATCGACAATCTCAGCGGAGCCTTGCAGATCGGCATGACGCATTCGGCAGAAGTCAACTCCAACACCACCCACCTGCCCAGCCTGTCCAAAGGCCCGGTCTTTCGCGTCTAG
- a CDS encoding HD domain-containing phosphohydrolase → MLSLHELSEAHKIARPIYAPDQSILLNRGASVKLAYKQRLEAYGILSVYVEDEFLGTIEDIDPVSDVVRQGATRIVQLAFDLAAAKKPLNIDELIRVANQITDDLLANRGCMVQFTDIRSSAAYRYAHSVNVCILATLTAIGLGYDMLRVKQVAIGSLLHDIGYALTDNPLDHPMEGFNLLRRYPMLHTLSAAVAVQHHERIDGSGFPRSLKGDAVHEYAQICALADMYDHLTNAEDGTHVLPHYALEKIMSEYTGYDQKIITAFVRNIAPYPVGTSVRLNDGQEGKVIAVPKGLPLRPVVKLFATSELIHLLDHSTLFVTEVIEKVPVAK, encoded by the coding sequence ATGCTCTCGTTACATGAACTGTCCGAAGCTCATAAAATCGCCCGTCCGATCTATGCGCCCGACCAGTCGATACTGCTGAACCGAGGTGCATCGGTCAAGCTGGCATACAAACAACGTTTAGAAGCGTACGGCATCCTGTCCGTCTATGTCGAAGATGAATTCTTGGGCACGATCGAAGACATCGATCCGGTCTCCGATGTAGTCCGCCAAGGAGCGACGCGCATCGTGCAGCTGGCATTCGATCTGGCAGCCGCGAAGAAACCGCTGAACATCGACGAGCTGATCCGCGTCGCCAACCAGATCACCGACGATCTGCTCGCCAACCGCGGCTGCATGGTACAGTTCACCGACATCCGCTCCAGCGCCGCTTACCGCTATGCGCATTCGGTCAACGTCTGCATCCTCGCGACGCTGACTGCGATCGGTCTTGGCTATGATATGCTGCGCGTGAAGCAGGTGGCGATCGGGTCGCTGTTGCACGACATCGGCTATGCGCTGACCGATAACCCGCTCGACCATCCGATGGAAGGCTTCAACCTCCTGCGCCGCTACCCGATGCTCCACACCCTGTCGGCTGCCGTCGCCGTCCAGCACCACGAGCGCATCGACGGATCGGGCTTCCCGCGCAGCTTAAAAGGAGACGCGGTGCACGAGTATGCGCAGATCTGTGCCCTCGCAGACATGTACGATCACCTGACCAACGCCGAAGACGGGACGCACGTCCTGCCGCATTATGCGCTGGAGAAGATCATGTCGGAGTACACCGGCTATGACCAGAAGATCATCACCGCGTTTGTCCGCAACATTGCACCGTACCCGGTCGGCACGTCGGTGCGCCTGAACGACGGCCAGGAAGGCAAAGTCATCGCCGTCCCCAAAGGGCTGCCCTTGCGCCCGGTCGTCAAGCTGTTCGCAACATCCGAACTGATTCATCTGCTCGATCATTCTACCTTATTCGTTACGGAAGTCATTGAAAAAGTACCGGTTGCCAAATAA
- a CDS encoding GNAT family N-acetyltransferase, which produces MDELTFRQADRADVPKMAGLFTKRPPKERVARMTRRFGREPDGWYVAELKGEIVGCCQAVFPRPKDCWLQWMRIGPNTQGSGVGGAFADYLDRQVLAKGAEVVRLNTLPGNVRVHAMMGGVRGYTEWARWTRWNRLAQKPALGLARLRQVAHADDAEDVLAWLEGQVGYQASFAAVTCPDDFRKTVSLDRSLLQELIRGKKRGGCVLAGADGDMEAAALYAVQGQELRILQLVAATTAGGLAAAAGAIREAKPVERVSIQLAGASTELMRAIQRSFAGPHLKKHEFYVFGKRL; this is translated from the coding sequence GTGGACGAGTTGACGTTTCGCCAAGCGGACCGTGCCGATGTGCCGAAGATGGCGGGCCTGTTTACGAAACGCCCGCCCAAAGAGCGCGTCGCACGGATGACTCGGCGCTTCGGACGGGAACCGGACGGCTGGTATGTCGCGGAGCTCAAAGGCGAGATCGTCGGCTGTTGCCAGGCGGTCTTCCCGCGTCCGAAGGACTGCTGGCTGCAATGGATGCGCATCGGTCCGAACACCCAAGGGAGCGGCGTCGGCGGCGCGTTTGCCGACTATTTGGATCGTCAGGTGCTGGCCAAAGGCGCAGAGGTGGTGCGGCTGAACACGCTGCCCGGCAATGTGCGCGTGCACGCGATGATGGGCGGAGTGCGCGGCTATACGGAGTGGGCGCGGTGGACGAGATGGAACCGGCTCGCGCAAAAGCCGGCGCTCGGGCTGGCCCGGCTGCGCCAGGTAGCGCACGCAGACGATGCGGAGGATGTGTTGGCCTGGCTGGAAGGGCAGGTCGGCTATCAGGCGTCTTTTGCGGCGGTGACCTGCCCGGATGATTTTCGCAAGACGGTGTCGCTCGACCGCAGCCTGCTGCAGGAGCTGATCCGCGGCAAAAAGCGCGGCGGTTGCGTGCTGGCAGGTGCGGACGGGGACATGGAAGCGGCCGCTCTGTACGCGGTGCAGGGGCAGGAGCTGCGCATCCTGCAGCTGGTCGCGGCGACGACGGCAGGCGGATTGGCAGCAGCAGCCGGTGCGATTCGGGAAGCGAAGCCGGTCGAGCGGGTATCGATCCAACTGGCCGGGGCCTCGACTGAGCTGATGCGGGCGATTCAGCGCTCGTTTGCCGGGCCGCATCTGAAAAAGCACGAGTTTTATGTGTTTGGAAAACGCTTGTAA
- a CDS encoding DUF309 domain-containing protein, with protein MATHEHPMEYLLFLKYVNEVDYFEAHEVLEGYWHSDRIDFYKGLIQLAVGLYHLNSGNTAGFRQLLTRARQLLMPYAPEFRALDVKRVLAYVDDCLERVPNVVEMEREDVKQLGVEPIQLWLEDGTPIPEVVPPEFLDGEEADE; from the coding sequence ATGGCGACACATGAACATCCGATGGAGTATTTGCTGTTTTTGAAATACGTGAATGAAGTGGATTATTTTGAAGCGCATGAGGTGCTGGAAGGATATTGGCACAGCGACCGGATCGATTTTTATAAAGGGCTGATTCAACTGGCCGTCGGGCTGTATCATCTCAATTCGGGCAACACGGCCGGATTTCGGCAGCTGCTCACCCGCGCGCGGCAGCTGTTGATGCCGTATGCGCCGGAGTTTCGGGCGCTGGATGTGAAGCGGGTGCTCGCCTATGTGGACGACTGTCTGGAACGGGTGCCGAACGTGGTGGAGATGGAGCGGGAAGACGTGAAGCAGTTGGGGGTGGAGCCGATTCAGTTGTGGCTGGAGGACGGGACGCCGATTCCTGAAGTCGTGCCGCCGGAGTTTCTGGATGGTGAGGAAGCGGATGAGTAA
- a CDS encoding 2Fe-2S iron-sulfur cluster-binding protein, whose amino-acid sequence MSKVKVLPHDKTVDVRDGVLFLAAVRAAKAVLPSKCGGNGACGTCKLQVESTKQLDPPTKTESRMLSARQIQDGYRLGCQAKVRGDAVVTLPEDPLRRVIRMQLEAARREERGE is encoded by the coding sequence ATGAGTAAGGTCAAGGTGCTTCCGCACGACAAGACGGTGGACGTGCGCGACGGCGTGCTGTTTCTGGCTGCCGTCCGCGCGGCGAAAGCGGTGCTGCCGAGCAAATGCGGCGGGAACGGAGCCTGCGGGACGTGCAAGCTGCAGGTGGAGTCGACCAAGCAGCTCGACCCGCCGACCAAGACGGAGTCGCGGATGCTGTCCGCGCGGCAGATCCAGGACGGATACCGCCTTGGCTGCCAGGCCAAAGTCAGAGGCGACGCTGTGGTGACCCTGCCCGAGGACCCGCTGCGCCGGGTCATCCGGATGCAGTTGGAAGCGGCGCGGCGGGAAGAACGAGGGGAATAG
- a CDS encoding ABC transporter ATP-binding protein: MSNIHEEEKLEKSYDGRLMRRLLGYVKPYKYWMLLSIILLLLITVSDLARPYLIKVAIDDHMNVFHTEFVASSPAELPDEEHYSFQGQVLVRESDFETPPADRERYRIETAAQDQYVMVVENATGAETNRIPMSAAEVDLFKDTEIDALVAIGLIYLALILGSFVLNYVQTIVLQWTGQRIIFNIRQQLFSHLQKLSLAFFDRNPVGRLVTRVMNDTEALNEMYSNMLVTLFKDVFLLLGIILIMFQTNVKLALISMACVPFVIIVSQIYRHYARVAFRDTRVKLAQINATLAENISGMRIIQIFRQEKRMHQEFEKTNDEYFKASWQELKTFAIFRPSMELFAQLALAILIWYGGGKVLDNALQIGVLYMFINYTQQFFQPINDLSEKYNILQSAMASSERLFQLLDTDDMIKNPAQPQPFPNIKGRVEFKNVWFAYSGENWVLRDVSFTIEPGETVAFVGATGAGKSSILNLLSRFYDIQKGEILIDGVNIKDVRKEDLRRAISVVLQDVFLFTGTIRDNVRLQEPSITDRQIEEAVRFVNADKLINKLPGKLDEPVLERGATFSAGERQLIAFARALAFDPKILVLDEATANIDTETESLIQDALQKLTQDRTTIVVAHRLSTIQNADKIIVMHKGTIREMGNHQALLAQGGMYYNLYQLQYKEDFEHEAAAALSPAEA, encoded by the coding sequence ATGTCGAACATCCATGAAGAAGAAAAATTAGAGAAATCCTATGACGGTCGGCTGATGCGTCGCCTCCTCGGATATGTGAAACCGTATAAATACTGGATGCTGCTTTCGATCATCCTGCTCCTGTTGATCACCGTATCCGATCTGGCACGCCCGTACCTGATCAAAGTCGCGATCGACGATCACATGAACGTGTTCCATACGGAGTTTGTCGCTTCTTCCCCGGCCGAATTGCCGGACGAGGAACATTACAGCTTCCAAGGCCAGGTGCTGGTGCGGGAGAGCGATTTCGAAACACCGCCCGCCGACCGCGAGCGCTACCGCATCGAAACGGCCGCGCAAGATCAGTATGTGATGGTGGTTGAAAACGCAACCGGCGCTGAGACGAACCGCATTCCGATGAGCGCCGCCGAAGTCGACTTGTTCAAAGACACCGAGATCGACGCGCTGGTGGCGATCGGCCTGATCTATCTGGCCCTGATCCTCGGTTCATTTGTGCTCAACTACGTCCAGACGATCGTTCTGCAATGGACGGGGCAGCGGATCATCTTCAACATCCGCCAGCAATTGTTCTCCCATCTGCAAAAGCTGTCCCTCGCCTTCTTCGACCGCAACCCGGTCGGGCGTCTGGTCACCCGCGTCATGAACGACACGGAAGCGTTGAACGAAATGTATTCGAACATGCTGGTCACGCTGTTCAAAGACGTGTTCCTGCTGCTCGGCATCATCCTGATCATGTTCCAGACCAACGTCAAGCTGGCGTTGATCTCGATGGCCTGCGTGCCGTTCGTGATCATCGTCTCGCAGATCTACCGCCATTACGCCCGTGTCGCCTTCCGCGACACCCGCGTCAAGCTGGCGCAGATCAACGCGACGCTGGCCGAAAACATCTCCGGGATGCGCATCATCCAGATCTTCCGCCAAGAGAAGCGGATGCATCAGGAGTTTGAGAAAACGAACGACGAGTATTTCAAAGCGAGCTGGCAGGAGCTGAAGACGTTTGCGATCTTCCGCCCGTCGATGGAACTGTTCGCGCAGCTCGCCTTGGCGATCCTGATCTGGTACGGCGGCGGCAAAGTGCTCGACAACGCCCTGCAGATCGGTGTGCTGTACATGTTCATCAACTACACCCAGCAGTTCTTCCAGCCGATCAACGACCTGTCGGAGAAATACAACATCCTGCAGTCGGCGATGGCCTCGTCGGAGCGCTTGTTCCAACTGCTCGACACCGACGATATGATCAAGAACCCGGCCCAGCCCCAGCCGTTCCCGAACATCAAAGGCCGCGTCGAGTTCAAAAACGTCTGGTTTGCATACAGCGGTGAAAACTGGGTGCTGCGCGATGTGTCGTTCACGATCGAACCGGGCGAGACGGTCGCTTTCGTCGGTGCGACCGGGGCGGGGAAAAGCTCGATTCTCAACCTGCTCTCCCGCTTTTACGACATCCAGAAAGGCGAGATCCTCATCGATGGCGTGAACATCAAAGACGTGCGCAAAGAAGACCTGCGCCGCGCGATCTCCGTCGTGCTGCAGGACGTCTTCCTCTTCACTGGCACGATCCGCGACAACGTTCGCCTGCAGGAGCCATCGATCACCGACCGGCAGATCGAAGAGGCGGTGCGCTTCGTCAACGCCGACAAGTTAATCAACAAATTACCCGGGAAATTAGACGAACCGGTCTTAGAGCGCGGTGCCACCTTCTCGGCCGGCGAACGCCAGCTGATCGCGTTCGCCCGCGCCTTGGCGTTCGATCCGAAGATCCTCGTGCTCGACGAAGCGACAGCCAACATCGACACCGAGACGGAGAGCCTGATCCAAGACGCGCTGCAAAAGCTGACCCAGGATCGAACGACCATCGTCGTCGCTCACCGTCTGTCCACGATCCAAAATGCCGACAAGATCATCGTCATGCACAAAGGCACGATCCGCGAAATGGGCAACCACCAAGCCCTGCTCGCCCAAGGCGGCATGTACTACAACCTGTACCAGCTGCAATACAAAGAAGACTTCGAACACGAAGCTGCCGCGGCCCTGTCGCCGGCGGAAGCCTAA
- a CDS encoding ABC transporter ATP-binding protein: MKEFITLKEFFIAHKSSFLLGIFWVFFVDVIGLITPKMLGLFVDDLRGGGLDRSGILMYAAIIFGAAVFSALARYYWRIYIMGNSRKAEVYLRDKFYQHLQNLSPNYFNHHKTGDLMAHATNDLGAIRQALGPGFLSAVDPAFVLTFTLIMMVYTVGWQLTLAALAPMPFLALIVTLFGRVIHRRFGEVQAAFGSLTDRVQENFAGVRVVKSFVQEEKEINKFTAENNENFKANLNLIKVNGIYNPIVQLVTALSFLIALSYGGILVVRGTISLGDFVAFNTYLGLMTWPMMAIGWVINMWQRGAASMKRINEVLHTLPEIYDGEEARHDKTDLEGNIEFKNLTFTYPGAERPVLNNINISIQAGKTVAIIGRTGSGKSTLMNLLLRLYNAPQGALYLDGVDITRVPLATLRENIGYVPQENFLFSKSIRDNIAFSGAANGHTQEQVEAAAALAQVHSNIVDFEHGYDTMLGERGVTLSGGQKQRVSIARAVIKNPKILILDDSLSAVDTHTEEEILLRLKQIMQARTSLIIAHRISTIKDADEILVLDEGTIIERGTHDQLLELRGLYFELYQKQLLEDKIAAND, translated from the coding sequence ATGAAAGAATTTATTACACTCAAAGAATTTTTCATCGCGCACAAAAGTTCCTTTCTCCTCGGCATCTTCTGGGTCTTTTTTGTCGACGTGATCGGCTTGATCACACCGAAAATGCTTGGATTGTTCGTCGATGACCTGCGCGGCGGCGGGCTGGACCGCTCCGGCATTCTGATGTACGCTGCGATCATTTTTGGCGCGGCGGTGTTCTCCGCCCTCGCCCGGTATTATTGGCGCATCTACATCATGGGGAACTCGCGCAAAGCGGAAGTCTATCTGCGCGACAAGTTTTATCAGCATCTGCAGAACTTGTCCCCGAACTACTTCAACCATCACAAGACGGGCGACCTGATGGCGCACGCGACCAACGACTTGGGCGCGATTCGCCAGGCGCTGGGGCCGGGCTTTCTTTCCGCGGTCGACCCGGCGTTCGTCCTGACCTTTACGCTGATCATGATGGTCTACACGGTCGGCTGGCAGCTGACCTTGGCGGCGCTGGCGCCGATGCCGTTCCTCGCGCTGATCGTCACCTTGTTCGGGCGGGTGATCCATCGCCGCTTCGGAGAGGTGCAGGCGGCATTCGGGTCGCTGACCGACCGCGTGCAGGAGAACTTCGCCGGCGTGCGCGTCGTCAAGTCGTTCGTGCAGGAAGAAAAAGAGATCAACAAGTTCACGGCGGAAAACAACGAGAACTTCAAAGCCAACCTCAACCTGATCAAAGTCAACGGCATCTACAACCCGATCGTGCAGCTGGTCACGGCGCTGTCCTTCCTGATCGCGCTGTCCTACGGCGGCATCCTCGTCGTGCGCGGCACGATCTCGCTCGGCGACTTCGTCGCTTTTAACACCTACCTCGGCCTGATGACCTGGCCGATGATGGCGATCGGCTGGGTCATCAACATGTGGCAGCGCGGGGCGGCTTCGATGAAGCGGATCAACGAAGTGCTGCACACGCTGCCGGAGATCTACGACGGTGAAGAGGCGCGCCATGACAAGACCGACCTCGAAGGCAACATCGAGTTCAAGAACCTCACCTTCACCTATCCGGGCGCTGAGAGACCTGTGTTGAACAACATCAACATCTCGATTCAAGCGGGCAAGACGGTGGCGATCATCGGCCGCACCGGCTCGGGCAAATCGACATTGATGAACCTGCTGCTCCGCCTGTACAACGCGCCCCAAGGCGCCTTGTACCTCGACGGTGTGGACATCACCCGGGTGCCTTTGGCCACCTTGCGCGAAAACATCGGCTATGTGCCGCAGGAGAACTTCCTGTTCTCGAAGTCGATCCGCGACAACATCGCTTTCTCCGGTGCGGCGAACGGTCACACGCAGGAACAAGTCGAAGCGGCAGCCGCTTTGGCGCAGGTGCACAGCAACATCGTCGATTTCGAACACGGCTATGACACCATGCTCGGCGAGCGCGGCGTCACGTTGTCCGGCGGCCAGAAACAGCGCGTGTCGATCGCCCGTGCCGTGATCAAGAACCCGAAGATCCTGATCCTCGACGACAGCCTGTCTGCCGTTGACACGCACACCGAAGAAGAGATTCTGCTGCGTTTGAAGCAGATCATGCAAGCCCGCACCTCGCTGATCATCGCGCACCGCATCTCGACGATCAAAGACGCGGATGAGATCCTCGTCCTCGACGAAGGCACGATCATTGAACGCGGCACGCACGACCAGCTGCTGGAGCTTCGCGGCCTCTATTTCGAACTCTATCAGAAGCAACTGCTCGAAGACAAAATCGCAGCGAACGACTAG
- a CDS encoding GIY-YIG nuclease family protein, giving the protein MVYVYLLECGDGTLYTGITPDLWKRILLHEKGKGAKYTRGRGPLTLRYVEVQPDLSSALRREREIKRFKRVNKELLIQSICLLPPPERS; this is encoded by the coding sequence ATGGTCTACGTATATCTTTTAGAATGCGGGGACGGAACGCTGTACACGGGGATCACACCCGATCTGTGGAAGCGCATCCTCCTCCACGAAAAGGGCAAAGGCGCGAAATACACGCGCGGACGCGGCCCGCTCACACTGCGCTATGTGGAAGTCCAGCCGGACCTCAGCAGCGCCTTGCGCCGGGAGCGCGAGATCAAACGCTTCAAGCGGGTGAACAAAGAGTTGCTGATCCAGTCGATCTGCCTGCTGCCGCCACCAGAACGTTCGTGA